A single region of the Enterobacter cloacae complex sp. R_G8 genome encodes:
- the plsY gene encoding glycerol-3-phosphate 1-O-acyltransferase PlsY: MSAIAPGMILLAYLCGSISSAILVCRIAGLPDPRESGSGNPGATNVLRIGGKGAAVAVLIFDVLKGMLPVWGAYALGVTPFWLGLIAIAACVGHIWPVFFGFKGGKGVATAFGAIAPIGWDLTGVMAGTWLLTILLSGYSSLGAIVSALIAPFYVWWFKPQFTFPVSMLSCLILLRHHDNIQRLWRRQETKIWTKLKRKKKDPE; this comes from the coding sequence ATGAGTGCAATCGCGCCTGGAATGATTCTCCTCGCCTACCTTTGCGGCTCAATCTCCAGCGCCATTCTGGTCTGCCGCATTGCCGGGTTACCTGACCCGCGCGAAAGTGGTTCCGGGAATCCGGGAGCGACCAATGTACTACGAATTGGCGGCAAGGGAGCAGCCGTAGCGGTTTTGATTTTTGACGTTCTGAAAGGGATGTTACCCGTCTGGGGCGCGTATGCGCTGGGCGTTACTCCGTTCTGGCTGGGGCTTATTGCCATCGCCGCCTGTGTCGGCCACATCTGGCCCGTATTCTTCGGTTTTAAAGGCGGCAAAGGCGTCGCGACAGCCTTTGGTGCCATCGCGCCCATCGGCTGGGATCTCACCGGCGTGATGGCGGGCACCTGGCTGCTGACCATCCTTCTGAGCGGCTATTCGTCGCTGGGCGCCATCGTCAGCGCGCTGATTGCCCCCTTCTACGTCTGGTGGTTCAAACCCCAGTTCACCTTCCCGGTGTCGATGCTCTCCTGCCTTATCCTGCTGCGTCATCACGATAATATTCAGCGTCTGTGGCGTCGTCAGGAGACCAAAATCTGGACGAAGCTCAAGCGAAAGAAAAAAGATCCCGAGTAG
- the hldE gene encoding bifunctional D-glycero-beta-D-manno-heptose-7-phosphate kinase/D-glycero-beta-D-manno-heptose 1-phosphate adenylyltransferase HldE, with protein MKVTLPEFERAGVMVVGDVMLDRYWYGPTSRISPEAPVPVVKVDTIEERPGGAANVAMNIASLGAHSRLVGLTGIDDAARALSKSLADVNVKCDFVSVPTHPTITKLRVLSRNQQLIRLDFEEGFEGVDPEPLHERINQALSNIGALVLSDYAKGALASVQQMIQLARKANVPVLIDPKGTDFERYRGATLLTPNLSEFEAVAGKCKTEAEIVERGMKIIADFELSALLVTRSEQGMTLLQPGKAPLHMPTQAQEVYDVTGAGDTVIGVLAATLAAGNSLEEACYFANAAAGVVVGKLGTSTVSPIELENAVRGRADTGFGVMSEDELKVAVAAARKRGEKVVMTNGVFDILHAGHVSYLANARKLGDRLIVAVNSDASTKRLKGETRPVNPLEQRMIVLGALEAVDWVVPFEEDTPQRLIAGILPDLLVKGGDYKPEQIAGSEEVWANGGEVMVLNFEDGCSTTNIIKKIQKDSQ; from the coding sequence ATGAAAGTAACACTGCCAGAGTTTGAACGTGCTGGAGTTATGGTTGTCGGCGATGTGATGCTGGATCGCTACTGGTATGGGCCGACCAGCCGTATCTCCCCGGAAGCACCGGTACCGGTCGTTAAGGTCGATACCATTGAAGAGCGTCCTGGCGGCGCGGCAAACGTGGCGATGAACATTGCTTCTCTGGGCGCACATTCGCGTCTGGTGGGCCTCACCGGTATCGACGATGCGGCGCGCGCGCTGAGCAAGTCGCTGGCGGACGTGAACGTGAAGTGCGATTTCGTCTCTGTTCCGACGCACCCGACCATAACCAAGCTGCGCGTGTTGTCGCGTAACCAGCAACTGATCCGCCTCGACTTTGAAGAAGGGTTTGAAGGTGTGGATCCTGAGCCGCTGCACGAGCGCATTAATCAGGCGCTGAGCAATATCGGCGCGCTGGTACTGTCCGATTACGCCAAAGGGGCGCTGGCAAGCGTACAGCAGATGATCCAGCTGGCGCGTAAAGCCAATGTGCCGGTACTGATCGATCCGAAAGGCACCGACTTTGAGCGCTATCGCGGCGCAACGCTGCTGACGCCAAACCTCTCGGAGTTTGAAGCGGTGGCGGGCAAGTGTAAGACGGAAGCGGAGATCGTCGAGCGCGGTATGAAGATCATCGCTGACTTCGAGCTGTCTGCACTGCTGGTGACCCGCTCCGAGCAGGGGATGACCCTGCTGCAGCCGGGCAAAGCGCCGCTGCATATGCCTACTCAGGCGCAGGAAGTGTACGACGTGACGGGTGCCGGTGATACGGTGATCGGCGTGCTGGCGGCAACGCTGGCGGCGGGTAACTCCCTCGAAGAAGCCTGCTACTTCGCGAACGCCGCGGCGGGCGTGGTCGTCGGTAAGCTCGGGACATCTACCGTTTCGCCAATCGAACTGGAAAACGCCGTACGCGGCCGTGCCGATACCGGTTTTGGCGTCATGAGCGAAGACGAACTGAAAGTGGCCGTTGCCGCTGCGCGTAAACGCGGTGAGAAAGTGGTGATGACCAATGGCGTGTTCGACATTCTGCACGCGGGCCATGTCTCTTATCTGGCGAATGCACGCAAGCTGGGCGATCGTCTGATTGTGGCAGTGAACAGCGATGCCTCGACCAAACGTCTGAAGGGCGAAACGCGTCCGGTGAATCCGCTGGAGCAGCGTATGATTGTGCTCGGCGCGCTGGAAGCGGTGGACTGGGTGGTGCCGTTTGAAGAAGACACGCCTCAGCGCCTGATTGCAGGCATTCTGCCGGATCTGCTGGTGAAAGGCGGCGACTATAAACCGGAGCAAATCGCGGGCAGCGAAGAGGTCTGGGCCAACGGCGGTGAAGTGATGGTGCTCAACTTTGAGGACGGGTGTTCAACCACCAACATCATCAAGAAGATCCAGAAAGACAGTCAGTAA
- the ribB gene encoding 3,4-dihydroxy-2-butanone-4-phosphate synthase: MNQTLLSSFGTSTQRVEHALDALREGRGVMVLDDENRENEGDMIFAAENMTVEQMALTIRHGSGIVCLCITEDRRKQLDLPMMVENNTSAFGTGFTVTIEAAHGVTTGVSAADRLTTVRAAIADGAKPSDLHRPGHVFPLRAQAGGVLTRGGHTEATIDLVTLAGFKPAGVLCELTNDDGTMARAPECITFARLHNMPVVTIEDLIEYRQAHERKAS; this comes from the coding sequence ATGAATCAGACGCTACTTTCCTCTTTTGGCACTTCAACTCAACGTGTTGAACATGCACTGGATGCATTGCGCGAAGGCCGCGGTGTGATGGTGCTGGACGATGAAAACCGTGAAAACGAAGGCGACATGATTTTCGCCGCCGAAAACATGACCGTTGAGCAGATGGCACTGACCATCCGTCACGGCAGCGGCATCGTATGCCTGTGTATTACCGAAGACCGTCGTAAGCAGCTTGACCTGCCGATGATGGTTGAGAACAACACCAGCGCCTTTGGTACCGGTTTTACCGTGACGATTGAAGCTGCGCATGGCGTGACCACCGGTGTGTCAGCGGCTGACCGTCTGACTACCGTCCGTGCAGCGATTGCGGATGGCGCGAAACCCTCCGACCTGCACCGTCCTGGCCACGTCTTCCCGCTGCGTGCGCAGGCGGGCGGTGTGCTGACCCGTGGCGGCCACACGGAAGCGACCATTGACCTGGTAACGCTGGCAGGCTTCAAACCTGCAGGCGTACTGTGTGAACTGACCAACGATGATGGCACCATGGCGCGTGCACCAGAGTGCATCACCTTTGCACGCTTGCACAACATGCCGGTGGTGACGATTGAAGATCTGATCGAGTACCGTCAGGCGCACGAGCGCAAAGCCAGCTGA
- a CDS encoding multifunctional CCA addition/repair protein, producing MKSYLVGGAVRDALLGLPVKDKDWVVVGATPEEMLNAGYQQVGRDFPVFLHPQSREEYALARTERKSGSGYTGFTCYAAPDVTLEQDLLRRDLTINALAQDENGQIVDAYGGQDDLRNRLLRHVSPAFSEDPLRVLRVARFAARYAHLSFRIADETMALMTAMTEAGELEHLTPERVWKETENALTTRNPQVFFQVLRDCGALKVLFPEIDVLFGVPAPAKWHPEIDTGVHTLMTLSMAAMLSPEVDVRFSTLCHDLGKGLTPKEFWPRHHGHGPAGVKLVEGLCQRLRVPNEIRDLAKLVAEFHDLIHTFPILKPATIVKLFDNIDAWRKPQRVEQIALTSEADVRGRTGFEACDYPQGRLLRAAWAVAKAVPTKDVVDAGFKGPEIREELTRRRIQAVSDWKEKHCPQPKD from the coding sequence GTGAAGAGTTATCTGGTCGGTGGTGCGGTACGTGATGCGTTGTTAGGTCTGCCGGTCAAAGATAAAGACTGGGTGGTGGTAGGCGCCACCCCCGAAGAGATGCTTAACGCGGGCTACCAGCAGGTAGGCCGCGATTTTCCCGTGTTCCTCCATCCGCAAAGCCGCGAAGAGTACGCCCTGGCGCGTACGGAGCGTAAATCCGGTTCCGGCTATACCGGCTTCACCTGCTATGCCGCGCCGGACGTCACGCTGGAGCAAGATCTGCTGCGCCGCGATCTCACCATCAACGCGCTGGCGCAGGACGAGAACGGCCAGATCGTAGACGCTTATGGCGGCCAGGACGATCTGCGCAACCGTCTTTTACGTCATGTTTCCCCGGCCTTTTCTGAAGATCCGCTCCGGGTGCTGCGCGTGGCGCGCTTTGCCGCGCGTTACGCCCATCTCAGTTTCCGTATTGCCGATGAGACGATGGCGCTGATGACCGCCATGACCGAGGCGGGCGAGCTGGAACACCTGACGCCAGAGCGCGTCTGGAAAGAGACGGAAAATGCCCTCACCACCCGCAACCCGCAGGTCTTTTTCCAGGTGCTGCGCGACTGCGGCGCCCTGAAGGTGCTGTTCCCGGAGATAGACGTGCTGTTTGGCGTGCCTGCCCCGGCAAAATGGCATCCGGAAATCGACACTGGCGTGCACACCCTGATGACGCTCAGTATGGCGGCCATGCTCAGCCCGGAGGTGGACGTGCGTTTTTCCACCCTGTGCCACGATCTTGGCAAAGGCTTAACGCCAAAAGAATTCTGGCCTCGCCACCACGGGCACGGCCCGGCAGGGGTGAAGCTGGTCGAGGGGCTGTGCCAGCGCCTGCGGGTGCCGAACGAGATCCGCGATCTGGCGAAACTGGTGGCCGAATTCCACGACCTTATCCACACCTTCCCAATCCTGAAACCGGCCACCATCGTTAAACTGTTCGATAACATCGATGCCTGGCGTAAACCCCAGCGCGTCGAGCAGATCGCGCTCACCAGCGAAGCTGACGTGCGCGGGCGTACCGGGTTTGAAGCCTGTGACTACCCGCAGGGGCGTTTGCTGCGCGCAGCGTGGGCGGTGGCCAAAGCGGTACCGACGAAAGATGTTGTCGACGCGGGCTTTAAAGGTCCCGAGATCCGGGAGGAGCTCACCAGACGGCGAATTCAGGCGGTATCAGACTGGAAGGAAAAGCATTGCCCTCAGCCAAAAGACTGA
- the bacA gene encoding undecaprenyl-diphosphate phosphatase yields MSDMHSLLVAAILGVVEGLTEFLPVSSTGHMIIVGHLLGFEGDTAKTFEVVIQLGSILAVVVMFWRRLFGLIGIHFGRLPQREGESKGRLTLIHILLGMIPAVVLGLVFHDTIKSLFNPINVMYALVVGGFLLIAAEVLKPKTPRAEGLDDMTYRQAFIIGCFQCLALWPGFSRSGATISGGMLMGVSRYAASEFSFLLAVPMMMGATALDLYKSIGFLTTGDIPMFAVGFITAFIVALIAIKTFLQLIKRISFIPFAIYRFIVAAAVYVVFF; encoded by the coding sequence ATGAGCGATATGCACTCGCTGCTGGTGGCGGCAATTCTGGGTGTGGTCGAAGGATTGACGGAGTTTTTGCCGGTTTCCAGTACGGGCCATATGATTATCGTTGGCCATCTGCTGGGCTTTGAAGGCGATACCGCAAAGACGTTCGAGGTGGTCATTCAGTTGGGTTCCATTCTGGCTGTGGTCGTGATGTTCTGGCGGCGTCTGTTTGGGTTGATCGGTATCCACTTCGGGCGTTTGCCACAGCGTGAAGGTGAGAGCAAGGGCCGCCTGACGCTGATTCATATCCTGCTCGGGATGATCCCGGCAGTGGTGCTGGGGCTGGTTTTCCACGACACCATCAAATCGCTGTTTAACCCGATTAACGTGATGTACGCGCTGGTGGTCGGTGGTTTCCTGCTGATTGCGGCGGAAGTGCTGAAGCCAAAAACGCCGCGGGCAGAAGGCCTGGACGATATGACCTATCGCCAGGCCTTTATCATTGGCTGCTTCCAGTGTCTGGCACTGTGGCCGGGCTTCTCGCGTTCTGGTGCGACGATCTCTGGCGGGATGCTGATGGGCGTAAGCCGTTACGCGGCGTCGGAGTTTTCGTTCCTGCTGGCGGTGCCGATGATGATGGGCGCCACCGCGCTGGACCTCTACAAAAGCATTGGCTTCCTCACCACGGGCGACATTCCGATGTTTGCTGTCGGCTTTATCACCGCCTTTATCGTGGCGCTGATTGCCATTAAAACCTTCCTGCAACTGATTAAGCGTATCTCGTTTATCCCGTTCGCCATCTACCGCTTTATCGTCGCGGCTGCCGTTTACGTGGTCTTCTTCTGA
- the glnE gene encoding bifunctional [glutamate--ammonia ligase]-adenylyl-L-tyrosine phosphorylase/[glutamate--ammonia-ligase] adenylyltransferase: protein MMPLSSQLQQQWQTVCERLPESLPASSLSEQAKRVLTFSDFVQESITANPDWLVELENAPPQADEWRHYAVWLQTALADVVDEATLMRVLRQFRRRVMVRIAWAQALELVSEESTLQQLSELAQTLIVAARDWLYAACCKEWGTPCSEEGVPQPLLILGMGKLGGCELNFSSDIDLIFAWPENGSTRGGRRELDNAQFFTRLGQRLIKALDQPTQDGFVYRVDMRLRPFGDSGPLVLSFAALEDYYQEQGRDWERYAMVKARIMGDSDDAYANELRAMLRPFVFRRYIDFSVIQSLRNMKGMIAREVRRRGLKDNIKLGAGGIREIEFIVQVFQLIRGGREPSLQSRSLLPTLSAIEQLHLLPEGDAQTLREAYLFLRRLENLLQSINDEQTQTLPGDELNRARLAWGMRVDDWAALTERLDAHMAGVRRIFNELIGDDESESQDDTLSEHWRELWQDALQEDDTTPVLAHLSDDDRHRVVALIADFRLELNKRAIGPRGRQVLDHLMPHLLSDVCSRADAPVPLSRMMPLLSGIITRTTYLELLSEFPGALKHLITLCAASPMVANKLARYPLLLDELLDPNTLYQPTATDAYRDELRQYLLRVPEEDEEQQLEALRQFKQAQMLRVAAADIAGTLPVMKVSDHLTWLAEAIIDAVVHQAWIQMVARYGQPKHLAEREGRGFAVVGYGKLGGWELGYSSDLDLIFLHDCPADVMTDGEREIDGRQFYLRLAQRIMHLFSTRTSSGILYEVDARLRPSGAAGMLVTSTESFADYQKNEAWTWEHQALVRARVVYGDPQLKTQFDAIRKAVMTTPREGSKLQTDVREMREKMRAHLGNKHRDRFDIKADEGGITDIEFITQYLVLLHAHDKPKLTRWSDNVRILELLAQNDIMDEQEALALTRAYTTLRDELHHLALQEQPGHVALDCFTRERDQVKASWQKWLVEPCVTKQV from the coding sequence ATAATGCCGCTTTCTTCGCAGTTACAGCAGCAGTGGCAGACCGTTTGCGAACGTCTGCCTGAGTCATTACCGGCGTCATCGTTAAGTGAGCAGGCAAAGCGCGTGCTCACGTTCAGTGATTTTGTGCAGGAAAGTATTACGGCTAACCCGGACTGGCTGGTGGAGCTTGAAAACGCCCCGCCGCAGGCTGACGAGTGGCGGCATTATGCAGTCTGGCTGCAAACCGCGCTGGCTGACGTCGTGGATGAGGCCACCTTAATGCGGGTGTTGCGCCAGTTCCGCCGCCGGGTGATGGTGCGTATCGCCTGGGCGCAGGCGCTTGAGCTGGTCAGTGAAGAGAGCACGCTCCAGCAGTTGAGCGAGCTGGCGCAGACGCTGATTGTCGCTGCGCGAGACTGGCTTTACGCCGCCTGCTGTAAAGAGTGGGGCACGCCGTGCAGCGAGGAAGGGGTTCCTCAGCCGCTGTTGATTCTGGGGATGGGCAAGCTGGGCGGCTGCGAGCTGAACTTCTCCTCCGATATCGACCTGATTTTTGCCTGGCCGGAGAACGGCTCCACGCGCGGAGGCCGTCGTGAGCTGGACAACGCCCAGTTCTTCACCCGTCTTGGCCAGCGTCTGATTAAGGCGCTGGATCAGCCGACGCAGGACGGATTTGTCTATCGCGTGGATATGCGTCTGCGTCCGTTTGGCGACAGCGGCCCGCTGGTGCTGAGTTTTGCGGCGCTGGAAGATTACTACCAGGAGCAGGGGCGCGACTGGGAGCGTTATGCGATGGTCAAAGCGCGGATCATGGGTGACAGTGACGACGCTTACGCCAACGAGCTACGCGCCATGCTGCGCCCGTTTGTGTTCCGTCGCTATATCGACTTCAGCGTGATCCAGTCCCTGCGTAACATGAAAGGGATGATCGCCCGTGAGGTACGCCGTCGTGGGCTGAAAGATAACATTAAGCTCGGCGCGGGTGGCATTCGTGAAATCGAGTTTATTGTCCAGGTTTTCCAGCTCATCCGCGGTGGTCGCGAGCCGTCGCTGCAATCCCGCTCGTTGCTCCCGACGCTGTCGGCGATTGAGCAACTCCATCTCCTGCCGGAGGGGGACGCGCAAACCCTGCGTGAGGCATACCTGTTCCTGCGTCGTCTGGAAAATCTGCTGCAAAGCATCAATGACGAGCAAACCCAGACCCTGCCGGGGGATGAGCTGAACCGGGCGCGTCTGGCCTGGGGCATGCGCGTGGACGACTGGGCGGCACTGACCGAACGACTGGACGCGCATATGGCAGGCGTGCGCCGTATCTTTAACGAGCTGATTGGCGATGATGAAAGCGAATCGCAGGACGATACGCTCTCTGAACACTGGCGTGAACTGTGGCAGGATGCCCTGCAGGAAGATGACACCACGCCCGTGCTGGCGCACCTGAGCGACGACGATCGCCATCGGGTGGTGGCGCTGATCGCCGATTTCCGCCTTGAACTCAACAAGCGCGCCATTGGTCCGCGTGGTCGCCAGGTGCTGGATCACCTGATGCCGCACCTGCTGAGCGATGTCTGTTCCCGTGCCGACGCACCGGTGCCACTTTCCCGCATGATGCCGCTGCTGAGCGGCATTATTACGCGTACCACCTATCTTGAACTGCTGAGCGAGTTCCCGGGAGCGTTGAAGCATCTGATCACGCTCTGCGCGGCGTCACCGATGGTGGCGAACAAGCTGGCGCGTTACCCGCTGCTGCTGGATGAACTGCTCGATCCCAATACCCTCTATCAGCCGACGGCGACCGATGCCTACCGCGATGAGCTGCGTCAGTATCTGCTGCGCGTGCCCGAGGAAGATGAAGAGCAGCAGCTGGAAGCGCTGCGTCAGTTCAAACAGGCGCAGATGCTGCGCGTCGCGGCGGCGGATATTGCCGGAACGCTGCCGGTGATGAAAGTGAGCGATCACTTAACCTGGCTGGCGGAAGCAATCATCGATGCAGTTGTGCATCAGGCGTGGATCCAGATGGTGGCGCGTTACGGTCAGCCAAAACATCTTGCTGAACGAGAAGGCCGCGGTTTCGCCGTGGTAGGCTATGGCAAGCTCGGCGGGTGGGAACTGGGATACAGCTCGGATCTGGATTTAATCTTCCTGCACGATTGTCCGGCCGATGTGATGACCGACGGCGAGCGTGAAATTGACGGGCGCCAGTTCTATCTGCGTCTGGCCCAGCGCATTATGCACCTGTTCAGCACCCGCACGTCATCGGGTATTTTGTACGAAGTGGATGCCCGTCTGCGCCCGTCCGGCGCGGCCGGGATGCTGGTGACTTCAACGGAATCCTTTGCCGATTATCAGAAAAACGAAGCCTGGACGTGGGAGCATCAGGCGCTGGTGCGCGCCCGCGTGGTGTATGGTGATCCGCAGTTAAAAACGCAGTTCGATGCCATTCGTAAAGCGGTGATGACCACCCCACGTGAAGGCAGTAAGTTGCAGACCGACGTGCGCGAAATGCGTGAAAAAATGCGTGCGCACCTGGGCAATAAACACCGCGATCGGTTTGATATTAAAGCCGATGAGGGTGGCATTACCGACATTGAGTTTATTACCCAGTATCTGGTGCTCCTGCATGCGCATGATAAGCCGAAGCTGACCCGCTGGTCGGATAATGTGCGCATTCTGGAGCTGCTTGCGCAAAACGACATCATGGATGAGCAGGAAGCGCTGGCCTTAACCCGCGCCTACACCACGCTGCGCGATGAGTTGCACCACCTCGCCTTGCAGGAACAGCCGGGCCACGTGGCGCTCGACTGCTTTACCCGTGAACGCGACCAGGTGAAAGCGAGCTGGCAGAAGTGGCTGGTGGAACCGTGCGTAACAAAACAAGTGTGA
- the ubiK gene encoding ubiquinone biosynthesis accessory factor UbiK — protein sequence MIDPKKIEQIARQVHESMPKGIREFGDDVEKKIRQTLQAQLVRLDLVSREEFDVQTQVLLRTREKLALLEQRLTELENRNTPAEVKPAPAIPPVDDQE from the coding sequence ATGATTGACCCAAAGAAAATTGAGCAAATTGCACGTCAGGTTCATGAATCCATGCCGAAAGGCATTCGTGAGTTTGGTGATGATGTTGAGAAGAAAATCCGCCAGACGCTGCAGGCGCAGTTGGTTCGCCTTGATTTAGTCAGCCGCGAAGAGTTTGACGTGCAGACGCAGGTTCTGCTGCGCACCCGCGAGAAGCTGGCGCTGCTGGAACAGCGTCTGACCGAGCTGGAAAACCGGAATACGCCAGCGGAAGTGAAACCCGCACCGGCGATTCCACCTGTGGATGACCAGGAGTAA
- the folB gene encoding bifunctional dihydroneopterin aldolase/7,8-dihydroneopterin epimerase has product MDIVFIEQLSVITTIGVYDWEQTIEQKLVFDIEMGWDNRKSAKSDDVNDCLSYADISETVIAHVEGQRFALVERVAEEVAELLLTKFNSPWVRIKLSKPGAVARAANVGVIIERGTNLKG; this is encoded by the coding sequence ATGGATATTGTATTTATAGAGCAACTTTCGGTAATCACCACTATTGGTGTTTACGACTGGGAACAGACCATCGAGCAGAAGCTGGTGTTCGATATCGAAATGGGCTGGGATAACCGCAAGTCAGCGAAGAGTGATGACGTAAATGATTGTCTGAGCTATGCCGACATCAGCGAAACGGTCATTGCCCACGTTGAAGGGCAGCGTTTTGCGCTGGTAGAACGGGTGGCGGAGGAGGTGGCCGAACTGCTGCTGACCAAATTCAACTCGCCGTGGGTGCGCATTAAGCTGAGCAAGCCAGGCGCGGTGGCGCGTGCCGCTAATGTGGGCGTCATCATCGAGCGTGGCACAAATCTGAAAGGATAG
- a CDS encoding inorganic triphosphatase, protein MAQEIELKFIVEKDSVDALRQHLQTLSGEHHEPVQLLNIYYETPDNWLRRHDMGLRIRGANGRYEMTMKIAGRVVGGLHQRPEYNIDISQPELELERFPAEVWPNGELPSTLATEVQPLFSTDFWREKWLVTEGKSRIEIALDLGEVKAGEYQEPICELELELLEGETNDVLRLARKLVSQSGLRQGSLSKAARGYHLAAGNAPRVLKETPVLRVAPKASVEQGMEAALELALSQWQYHEELWVRNVKNAKAHVLAAIGLVRHTLTLFGGIVPRKASAHLRDLLTQTEALMLSDVSAQTAIYSPQTAAAKLALTEFLVTRGWRTFLDAKAQTKIAENFKRFADIHLSRHAAELKTTFAYPLGDQYGDQLIRLTRNIDSMLLLSGAYDGVKAQAWLENWQGLKHAIETRQHIEIEHFRNEAISQEPFWLHSGKR, encoded by the coding sequence ATGGCACAAGAGATCGAATTAAAGTTTATCGTCGAAAAAGACAGCGTTGACGCGCTGCGCCAGCATCTGCAAACGCTGTCCGGCGAACACCATGAACCCGTACAGCTGCTCAATATCTATTACGAAACGCCGGACAACTGGCTGCGTCGTCACGATATGGGCTTGCGCATCCGTGGCGCGAACGGGCGCTACGAGATGACGATGAAAATCGCCGGTCGCGTTGTGGGCGGTTTGCATCAGCGCCCGGAATACAATATCGACATCAGTCAGCCAGAACTTGAGCTGGAACGTTTTCCGGCAGAAGTGTGGCCGAACGGCGAACTGCCATCCACCCTGGCAACAGAGGTGCAGCCGCTGTTCAGCACCGATTTCTGGCGCGAGAAATGGCTGGTAACGGAAGGCAAAAGCCGCATTGAAATCGCCCTTGATTTGGGCGAGGTGAAAGCGGGCGAATACCAGGAACCGATTTGCGAGCTGGAGCTTGAGTTGCTGGAAGGTGAGACGAACGATGTGCTGAGGCTGGCGCGTAAGCTAGTGAGTCAGTCAGGCTTACGTCAGGGCAGCCTCAGCAAAGCCGCCCGCGGCTATCATCTGGCAGCCGGGAATGCGCCACGCGTGCTGAAAGAGACCCCTGTGCTACGCGTTGCCCCAAAAGCCAGCGTTGAGCAGGGTATGGAGGCGGCGCTGGAGCTGGCGCTCTCGCAGTGGCAGTACCACGAGGAGCTCTGGGTACGTAATGTCAAAAACGCAAAAGCCCACGTCCTGGCCGCCATCGGTCTGGTTCGTCATACCCTGACGCTGTTTGGCGGCATTGTGCCGCGCAAAGCAAGTGCTCACTTACGCGATCTGCTGACCCAAACCGAAGCACTGATGCTCTCCGACGTGTCGGCGCAAACGGCGATCTACAGCCCGCAAACCGCGGCCGCCAAACTGGCGCTGACCGAGTTTCTGGTGACACGCGGCTGGCGCACCTTCCTGGACGCTAAAGCCCAGACCAAAATCGCAGAAAACTTCAAACGTTTCGCGGATATCCACCTTTCCCGCCATGCCGCAGAGCTGAAAACCACCTTTGCTTATCCGCTGGGCGACCAGTACGGCGATCAGCTGATCCGCCTGACGCGCAACATCGACAGCATGTTACTGCTGTCAGGCGCCTATGATGGCGTCAAAGCGCAGGCCTGGCTGGAGAACTGGCAGGGGCTGAAACATGCCATCGAAACCCGTCAGCATATTGAGATTGAGCATTTCCGCAACGAGGCCATTTCGCAGGAGCCATTCTGGCTGCACAGCGGAAAACGTTAA
- a CDS encoding TIGR04211 family SH3 domain-containing protein, with translation MLKLRLIGLTLLAFSAATAVHAEEKRYVSDELNTWVRSGPGDNYRLVGTVNAGEEVTLLQTNAETNYGQVRDSSGRTSWIPLKELSTVPSLRTRVPDLENQVKTLTDKLNNIDGTWNQRTAEMQQKVAQSDSVINGLKEENQKLKNELIVAQKKVNAANLQLDDKQRTIIMQWFMYGGGVLGVGLVLGLVLPHLIPSRKRKDRWMN, from the coding sequence ATGCTTAAATTACGCCTGATTGGACTTACTTTACTCGCTTTTAGCGCCGCGACTGCGGTCCACGCTGAAGAAAAGCGTTACGTTTCTGACGAACTGAACACCTGGGTACGTAGCGGCCCCGGAGATAATTATCGCCTCGTGGGTACGGTAAATGCCGGCGAGGAAGTCACCCTGTTACAGACCAACGCGGAGACCAATTATGGTCAGGTTCGCGACAGTTCCGGCCGTACGTCCTGGATCCCCCTGAAAGAGCTGAGCACCGTGCCAAGCCTGCGCACCCGCGTGCCGGATCTGGAAAACCAGGTGAAAACCCTGACCGACAAGCTGAACAACATTGACGGCACCTGGAACCAGCGTACCGCGGAAATGCAGCAGAAAGTCGCGCAGAGCGACAGCGTGATTAACGGTCTGAAAGAAGAGAACCAGAAACTGAAGAATGAGCTGATTGTGGCGCAGAAGAAAGTGAATGCCGCCAATCTGCAGCTCGATGACAAACAGCGCACCATCATCATGCAGTGGTTTATGTATGGCGGCGGCGTACTGGGCGTCGGTCTGGTACTGGGTCTCGTTCTGCCACACCTGATCCCAAGCCGTAAGCGTAAAGACCGCTGGATGAACTAA